One Leucobacter muris DNA segment encodes these proteins:
- a CDS encoding ABC transporter permease has translation MTLEALRPTPTGSRARRRELPPPGVLLALAVFALLVVAALAPGLFTGQDPIASDPRDSFAGPSAEHWLGTDQLGRDQFSRLVHGARYSILLGLGATLIGLVGGVVLGVLAGYARGVWDRAITRFLDVLLAFPDVLVALVTITVLGPGEWSLIWAVGLGRIPGSARLVRGEVLRIRESGFVRAGVGLGLSPARLILRHVVPNSLGPVLVHAVLGVGVSIIFGASLSFLGLGAVPPTPEWGLMLSEARQYLSIAPWTAIWPGLFITVTVVSITVVGRWSQQRFIAKRSSL, from the coding sequence ATGACGCTCGAAGCCCTGCGTCCGACTCCGACCGGATCCCGCGCTCGCCGCCGCGAGCTCCCGCCCCCGGGGGTGCTGCTCGCGCTCGCCGTCTTCGCCCTGCTGGTGGTGGCCGCGCTGGCGCCCGGCCTGTTCACCGGTCAGGATCCCATCGCGAGCGACCCCCGCGACTCGTTCGCCGGCCCGAGCGCCGAGCACTGGCTCGGCACCGACCAGCTGGGCCGCGACCAGTTCTCGCGGCTGGTGCACGGCGCGAGGTACTCGATCCTGCTCGGCCTCGGTGCGACGCTCATCGGCCTCGTCGGGGGCGTCGTGCTCGGGGTGCTCGCGGGTTACGCGAGAGGGGTGTGGGATCGCGCCATCACCCGCTTCCTCGACGTGCTGCTCGCGTTCCCCGACGTGCTCGTGGCGCTCGTCACCATCACGGTGCTGGGCCCGGGGGAGTGGAGCCTGATCTGGGCGGTCGGCCTGGGCCGCATCCCGGGATCGGCGCGACTCGTGCGCGGCGAGGTGCTGCGCATCCGGGAGTCGGGCTTCGTGCGCGCCGGGGTCGGTCTGGGTCTCAGCCCGGCTCGCCTGATCCTGCGCCACGTCGTGCCCAACAGTCTCGGCCCCGTGCTGGTGCACGCGGTGCTCGGCGTGGGAGTCAGCATCATCTTCGGCGCGTCCCTCAGCTTCCTCGGCCTCGGCGCGGTGCCGCCCACGCCCGAGTGGGGGCTCATGCTCTCGGAGGCCAGGCAGTACCTCAGCATCGCCCCCTGGACGGCGATCTGGCCGGGCCTGTTCATCACCGTGACGGTGGTCTCGATCACCGTCGTCGGCCGCTGGTCGCAGCAGCGGTTCATCGCGAAACGGAGTTCACTATGA
- a CDS encoding dipeptide ABC transporter ATP-binding protein encodes MTTPLVHVEDLSVRFGALTAVSGVGFRLYPGQCVALVGESGSGKSVTVRSLLGLVGRGSTVEAAALRLRDRDLLALTPREWREVRGAEVGLVLQDALVSLDPLARVGAQVAEPLRAHRRLGRSGRVSRAIELLERAGVPEAPVRARQYPHELSGGLRQRALIASAVAAGPGVLIADEPTTALDVTVQAQVLELLAGLRAQGTGLILVSHDLAVVSQIADEILVLNRGRVVEQGRTERVLGAPESEYTKQLLAAIPSQRSRGRRLSAPPAPGPAAGGPGASPASSASSAQASAPVDDEPVLQALDLVKRYRRPGGGRTAALDGVSFALRRGSTLGIVGESGSGKSTAADVVLGFTEPDAGEVLLDGLAWSTAPERERRARRNRIQSISQDPLGSFDPRADVRSILSEALEAIGVPRCERRDRAVELLERVDLGAEHLARNPLELSGGGQRQRVAISRALATDPEVLVCDEAVSALDVSIQAQVLDLLAELQRSTGISLLFISHDLGVIRHVADEVLVMRRGRVVEAGRTQAVFEHPQHDYTRRLVDAIPKLRFSPPTPTHTTTPTPHESISPS; translated from the coding sequence ATGACGACGCCGCTCGTTCATGTCGAAGACCTCTCGGTGCGCTTCGGCGCGCTCACCGCCGTCAGCGGGGTCGGCTTCCGTCTCTATCCGGGCCAGTGCGTCGCGCTGGTGGGCGAGTCGGGATCGGGGAAGTCGGTGACGGTGCGCAGCCTGCTCGGTCTCGTCGGCCGGGGCTCCACCGTCGAGGCCGCAGCGCTCCGCCTCCGCGACCGCGACCTGCTCGCGCTCACTCCGCGGGAGTGGCGGGAGGTGCGTGGAGCCGAGGTCGGCCTCGTGCTGCAGGACGCGCTCGTTTCGCTCGACCCGCTCGCCCGCGTCGGGGCGCAGGTCGCCGAACCGCTGCGAGCCCACCGCAGGCTCGGCCGCTCGGGCCGCGTCTCCCGCGCGATCGAGCTGCTCGAACGCGCGGGGGTGCCGGAGGCGCCCGTGCGGGCGAGGCAGTACCCGCACGAGCTCTCGGGCGGCCTGCGCCAGCGGGCGCTCATCGCGAGCGCGGTGGCGGCCGGCCCCGGAGTGCTGATCGCCGACGAGCCGACCACGGCGCTCGACGTGACCGTGCAGGCCCAGGTGCTCGAGCTCCTCGCGGGGTTGCGGGCCCAGGGCACCGGCCTCATCCTCGTGAGCCACGACCTCGCCGTCGTCTCACAGATCGCCGACGAGATCCTCGTGCTCAACCGCGGCAGGGTGGTCGAGCAGGGTCGCACCGAGCGCGTGCTCGGAGCTCCCGAATCCGAGTACACGAAGCAGCTGCTCGCAGCGATCCCCTCGCAGCGCTCCCGGGGCAGGCGGCTCTCGGCGCCCCCTGCGCCGGGCCCCGCCGCGGGCGGGCCCGGCGCGTCGCCGGCGTCGTCGGCGTCATCGGCGCAGGCATCCGCACCGGTCGACGACGAGCCGGTGCTGCAGGCCCTCGACCTCGTCAAGCGCTACCGGCGACCGGGCGGGGGGCGCACCGCGGCCCTCGACGGCGTCTCGTTCGCGCTGCGCCGTGGCAGCACGCTCGGCATCGTCGGAGAATCGGGATCGGGCAAGTCGACCGCCGCCGACGTCGTGCTCGGGTTCACCGAGCCGGACGCGGGGGAGGTGCTGCTCGACGGCCTCGCCTGGTCGACGGCGCCCGAGCGCGAGCGCCGGGCGCGCCGCAACCGCATCCAGTCGATCTCGCAGGACCCCCTCGGATCCTTCGACCCGCGCGCCGACGTGCGCTCGATCCTCTCGGAGGCGCTCGAAGCGATCGGCGTGCCCCGCTGCGAGCGGCGCGACCGCGCCGTCGAGCTGCTCGAGCGCGTCGATCTCGGCGCCGAGCATCTCGCGCGCAACCCCCTCGAACTGTCGGGGGGGGGCCAGCGCCAGCGGGTCGCGATCTCCCGGGCGCTCGCGACCGATCCCGAGGTGCTGGTCTGCGACGAGGCGGTCTCCGCGCTCGACGTCTCGATCCAGGCGCAGGTGCTCGACCTGCTCGCCGAGTTGCAGCGCAGCACGGGCATCTCGCTGCTGTTCATCTCGCACGACCTCGGCGTGATCCGCCACGTCGCCGACGAGGTGCTCGTGATGCGCCGCGGCCGGGTGGTCGAAGCGGGGCGCACCCAGGCCGTGTTCGAGCACCCGCAGCACGACTACACCCGACGACTCGTCGACGCGATCCCGAAGCTCCGCTTCTCGCCGCCGACCCCGACCCACACCACCACTCCCACCCCTCACGAAAGCATCTCCCCATCATGA
- a CDS encoding ABC transporter substrate-binding protein has translation MKRKHLILPALALAAALGLSACSASGQAAEPGGDRGTPVAGGTLTYFANTEPPVWDGQRIPSLNANSINSSIFDTLVAQADDGTYRPGLATEWEISDDGLTYTFTLREGVTFHDGSPFNAEVLKQNLDRPLNEPDLATVSTGIAENTVVDEHTLQVRLSRPNAALIHAFSTPHWPIYSGEVLANHSAAELAASPELSIGTGAFKVKEYTKGSQLVLERNDEYDWAPETWEHEGPAYLDEVVVQFVPETQARIGALTSGQADAIDQVPPLNIPEVEGAGLTVLEKDNTGTPYYIALNPNLAPFDDKNVRLAFREAIDVDGLLEGVYAGVYEKAWSTTLPDTPPAGSFDETLVDSWGYEPDHAIELLEEAGYTEVDDEGYRVKDGERLTLQWYVDSLYQQTDQRQQLGEAVASSLKEAGFEVVRTPFDSAAYTAELAKGEHHLSDSSRGFADVGTSVFPFTTIAIPSSNGGSGINYGLLSDPEIDAAYGIINSSLEPQERIDAAKVVQHRILDEGYAVPLYVPKKIVGTTDEVGGWKFDAVGYTDTFYDVWLQQ, from the coding sequence ATGAAACGGAAACACCTCATCCTCCCCGCCCTCGCCCTCGCCGCGGCCCTCGGGCTGTCGGCCTGCTCAGCGAGCGGCCAGGCCGCCGAGCCTGGCGGCGACCGCGGCACCCCCGTCGCGGGCGGCACCCTCACCTACTTCGCCAACACCGAGCCACCGGTCTGGGACGGCCAGCGCATCCCGAGCCTGAACGCCAACTCGATCAACAGCTCCATCTTCGACACCCTCGTCGCGCAGGCCGACGACGGCACCTACCGCCCGGGGCTCGCCACCGAGTGGGAGATCAGCGACGACGGGCTCACCTACACCTTCACGCTCAGGGAGGGCGTCACCTTCCACGACGGCTCGCCCTTCAACGCGGAGGTGCTGAAGCAGAACCTCGACCGCCCGCTGAACGAGCCCGACCTCGCGACCGTCTCGACGGGGATCGCCGAGAACACCGTGGTCGACGAGCACACCCTCCAGGTGCGGCTCAGCCGCCCCAACGCCGCGCTGATCCACGCGTTCTCGACCCCGCACTGGCCCATCTACTCGGGCGAGGTGCTCGCGAACCACAGCGCGGCCGAGCTCGCCGCGTCGCCGGAGCTGTCGATCGGCACGGGCGCCTTCAAGGTGAAGGAGTACACGAAGGGCTCGCAGCTCGTGCTCGAACGCAACGACGAGTACGACTGGGCCCCCGAGACGTGGGAGCACGAGGGGCCCGCCTACCTCGACGAGGTGGTGGTCCAGTTCGTGCCCGAGACGCAGGCCCGCATCGGGGCTCTCACCTCGGGGCAGGCCGACGCGATCGACCAGGTGCCGCCGCTCAACATCCCCGAGGTCGAGGGCGCGGGCCTCACCGTGCTCGAGAAGGACAACACCGGCACGCCCTACTACATCGCGCTCAACCCCAACCTCGCACCGTTCGACGACAAGAACGTGCGTCTCGCCTTCCGCGAGGCCATCGACGTCGACGGGCTGCTCGAGGGCGTCTACGCGGGGGTCTACGAGAAAGCGTGGAGCACGACCCTGCCCGACACCCCGCCCGCCGGCTCGTTCGACGAGACCCTCGTCGACAGCTGGGGCTACGAGCCCGACCACGCGATCGAGCTGCTCGAGGAGGCCGGCTACACCGAGGTCGACGACGAGGGCTACCGCGTGAAGGACGGCGAGCGGCTCACCCTGCAGTGGTACGTCGACAGCCTGTACCAGCAGACCGACCAGCGGCAGCAGCTCGGCGAGGCCGTGGCGTCGTCGCTGAAGGAGGCGGGCTTCGAGGTCGTGCGCACCCCGTTCGACTCCGCGGCCTACACCGCCGAGCTCGCGAAGGGCGAGCACCACCTCTCCGACTCGTCGCGCGGCTTCGCCGACGTGGGCACCTCGGTGTTCCCCTTCACGACGATCGCGATCCCGAGCTCGAACGGCGGCTCGGGCATCAACTACGGCCTGCTCAGCGACCCCGAGATCGACGCCGCCTACGGCATCATCAACTCCTCGCTCGAGCCGCAGGAGCGCATCGACGCCGCGAAGGTCGTGCAGCACCGCATCCTCGACGAGGGCTACGCCGTGCCGCTCTACGTGCCCAAGAAGATCGTCGGCACGACCGATGAGGTCGGCGGCTGGAAGTTCGACGCCGTGGGCTACACCGACACCTTCTACGACGTCTGGCTGCAGCAGTAG
- a CDS encoding LLM class flavin-dependent oxidoreductase, protein MPRIDLFYYGDTSPGQSPARLYREIEQQVVLGDALGYHGAWFTEHHFGSRGEIPDPLSLIARLSGVTERIRFGTAIACAPYYHPIRLAEQAALIDALSGGRLDLGVGTGMTTEELSRVWGFEPGDAAQRAREIHEILRQAFDDGVVDFEGEHYSFSNVEISPPPGRPASDVIWTAAGSNAIPLASQHGFRLMIPRPLPLAERLRINEEYRRAVPGGEVVHLRSGLVGPTAEIARERAVEFLREYAAIYLRTDWRGGPDSADFDEIAERLSFAVGTASEVADKIWPWTEQFSGTEETAIQFHGPHVQHQHVLESIELFAAELPGLQADSPRTSAPWVDRGIPDRPVPRDLSPFTSGIGEPDVTSRLARV, encoded by the coding sequence ATGCCCCGCATCGACCTCTTCTACTACGGCGACACGTCGCCGGGACAGTCGCCGGCGCGGCTCTACCGCGAGATCGAGCAGCAGGTGGTGCTCGGCGACGCCCTGGGGTACCACGGCGCCTGGTTCACCGAGCACCACTTCGGTTCGCGCGGCGAGATCCCCGACCCGCTCAGCCTCATCGCACGGCTGAGCGGCGTCACCGAGCGCATCCGCTTCGGCACGGCGATCGCGTGCGCCCCGTACTACCACCCGATCCGTCTCGCCGAACAGGCCGCGCTCATCGACGCGCTCTCCGGCGGGCGTCTCGACCTCGGTGTCGGCACCGGCATGACGACCGAGGAGCTGTCGAGGGTCTGGGGGTTCGAACCGGGCGACGCGGCTCAGCGCGCCCGCGAGATCCACGAGATCCTGCGCCAGGCCTTCGACGACGGCGTGGTCGACTTCGAGGGCGAGCACTACTCGTTCTCGAACGTCGAGATCTCGCCCCCGCCCGGCCGCCCGGCGAGCGACGTGATCTGGACGGCCGCCGGCAGCAACGCGATCCCCCTCGCCTCGCAGCACGGCTTCCGGCTGATGATCCCGCGCCCCCTCCCGCTCGCCGAGCGGCTGCGCATCAACGAGGAGTACCGTCGAGCGGTGCCCGGCGGCGAGGTGGTGCACCTGCGGTCGGGCCTCGTCGGGCCGACCGCCGAGATCGCGCGCGAGCGAGCGGTCGAGTTCCTGCGCGAGTACGCCGCGATCTATCTCAGAACCGACTGGCGCGGCGGCCCCGACAGCGCCGACTTCGACGAGATCGCCGAGCGGCTCTCGTTCGCCGTGGGCACCGCGAGCGAGGTCGCCGACAAGATCTGGCCCTGGACCGAGCAGTTCTCCGGTACCGAGGAGACGGCCATCCAGTTCCACGGGCCGCACGTGCAGCACCAGCACGTGCTCGAGTCGATCGAGCTCTTCGCCGCCGAACTGCCGGGCCTGCAGGCGGACTCCCCGCGCACGAGTGCGCCCTGGGTCGACCGCGGCATCCCCGACCGCCCCGTGCCACGGGACCTCTCACCCTTCACGAGCGGGATCGGCGAACCCGACGTGACCAGCAGACTGGCGCGCGTGTAG
- a CDS encoding LLM class flavin-dependent oxidoreductase has protein sequence MTTQPLHPPLGTRSPAGTTDIGERLRIGFITHLDQSEDVSTVYRENIGLVQQLEQQGYDSAWIATRHFGSGWATLPTPYAFLGALATNTERIGIGTAVLPVIFDDAVRVAEELSVIDHLSGHRLLAGLGKGVPSDSYHVFEAYEPDRDRSFEHKIDTLHWGLEGNRIEGGSASIYPANTALQGRLFHGSSNLDTIRFAARRGDGFILERFGNGPERHPDQRRAFQQRQAESVLEYRRVFRETWGETRTPYVVTSRTAYPAETTQRALEEASVRAAHWNEYAGLLGRVNPEHSPADQLLSDNFVWGDPETLAADLLDDPTVLLSDELVLGIHPTLHTVEETAEKARILIEEVVPLLREGWARGRAELLAGERAGAEPVGAEQVGAERAEVLP, from the coding sequence ATGACCACGCAACCGCTGCACCCGCCCCTCGGCACCCGGAGCCCGGCGGGCACCACCGACATCGGCGAGCGCCTGCGCATCGGCTTCATCACGCACCTCGACCAGAGCGAGGACGTCTCGACGGTCTACCGCGAGAACATCGGGCTCGTGCAGCAGCTCGAGCAGCAGGGCTACGACAGCGCCTGGATCGCCACGCGCCACTTCGGCAGCGGCTGGGCCACGCTGCCCACCCCCTACGCCTTCCTCGGCGCCCTCGCGACGAACACCGAGCGGATCGGAATCGGCACGGCGGTGCTGCCCGTCATCTTCGACGACGCGGTGCGCGTCGCCGAAGAGCTCTCGGTGATTGACCACCTCTCGGGGCACCGCCTGCTCGCCGGCCTCGGCAAGGGCGTGCCGAGCGACTCCTACCACGTGTTCGAGGCGTACGAGCCCGACCGCGACCGCAGCTTCGAGCACAAGATCGACACTCTGCACTGGGGCCTCGAGGGCAACCGCATCGAGGGCGGCAGCGCCTCGATCTACCCCGCCAACACCGCGCTGCAGGGCCGCCTCTTCCACGGCAGCTCGAACCTCGACACGATCCGCTTCGCCGCGCGCCGCGGCGACGGATTCATCCTCGAGCGCTTCGGCAACGGCCCCGAACGGCACCCGGATCAGCGGCGCGCGTTCCAGCAGCGCCAGGCCGAGTCGGTGCTCGAGTACCGTCGTGTCTTCCGCGAGACGTGGGGCGAGACCCGCACCCCCTACGTGGTGACGTCGCGCACCGCCTACCCCGCCGAGACCACGCAGCGCGCCCTCGAGGAGGCCTCGGTGCGCGCAGCCCACTGGAACGAGTACGCGGGCCTCCTCGGCCGCGTCAACCCGGAGCACTCGCCCGCCGATCAGCTGCTCTCGGACAACTTCGTGTGGGGCGATCCCGAGACCCTCGCCGCGGATCTGCTCGACGACCCCACGGTGCTGCTCTCGGACGAGCTGGTGCTCGGCATCCACCCGACCCTGCACACCGTCGAGGAGACGGCCGAGAAGGCTCGGATCCTTATCGAAGAGGTCGTCCCGCTGCTGCGCGAGGGCTGGGCCCGCGGGCGGGCGGAGCTGCTCGCGGGCGAGCGGGCCGGCGCCGAGCCGGTCGGTGCCGAGCAGGTCGGCGCCGAGCGGGCCGAGGTGCTGCCGTGA
- a CDS encoding DUF1684 domain-containing protein, which translates to MTARAAEAAGAADPGSAEDPRPSRAAFAGEWREWQRRRLAAAAAPHGTAALALTRWLDGEPRAVPGLPGLWRAQGGDLVGSDFEPGDYALPDGTPLESHAVLAADGHPELAAGSRVVRRFERDGSLAIRVFDPEGEGRRELRGIDAFDPDESWRVDARFEPGAEQRQIELADGYLKTAETSGSLAFSLNGQPLRLTATLRPDAVSVVFGDTTNGDETYGFRFLAVPLPDADGRTEIDFNRAFLPPCAFSDQFVCPLPTPENRLPVAIRAGERRVRRASPGGARTRVAGGEA; encoded by the coding sequence GTGACGGCGCGCGCGGCCGAAGCTGCCGGGGCGGCGGATCCCGGTTCGGCGGAGGATCCGCGCCCCTCCCGGGCCGCCTTCGCGGGGGAGTGGCGCGAGTGGCAGCGCCGTCGCCTCGCCGCGGCCGCCGCCCCGCACGGCACGGCGGCGCTCGCGCTCACGCGCTGGCTGGACGGCGAACCGCGCGCCGTGCCCGGGCTGCCCGGCCTGTGGCGCGCGCAAGGCGGAGACCTCGTCGGCTCCGACTTCGAGCCCGGCGACTACGCCCTGCCCGACGGCACCCCGCTCGAGAGCCACGCGGTGCTCGCGGCCGACGGGCACCCGGAGCTCGCGGCGGGATCGCGGGTGGTCCGCCGGTTCGAGCGCGACGGATCGCTCGCCATCAGGGTCTTCGACCCCGAGGGAGAGGGGCGCCGAGAGCTCCGGGGCATCGACGCCTTCGACCCCGACGAGTCGTGGCGCGTCGACGCGCGCTTCGAGCCGGGGGCCGAGCAGCGGCAGATCGAGCTCGCCGACGGATACCTCAAGACGGCCGAGACCTCCGGAAGCCTCGCGTTCTCCCTGAACGGGCAGCCGCTCCGGCTCACCGCCACCCTGCGGCCCGACGCGGTGTCGGTCGTGTTCGGAGACACCACCAACGGCGACGAGACCTACGGCTTCCGGTTCCTCGCGGTGCCGCTTCCCGATGCCGACGGTCGCACGGAGATCGACTTCAACCGGGCTTTCCTGCCGCCCTGCGCGTTCAGCGACCAGTTCGTCTGCCCGCTGCCGACCCCCGAGAACCGGCTGCCGGTGGCGATCAGGGCGGGCGAGCGCCGGGTGCGGCGCGCAAGTCCGGGCGGCGCCCGGACGCGGGTCGCGGGCGGTGAGGCATGA
- a CDS encoding CE1759 family FMN reductase: MSERIVVVSGTLSRLSKTTVLGRAIAEAVREYRDGEISVIEIAQLAEEIGRSLILGAPTEPLRAAIAEVENADVLVAVSPVFKGGYSGLFKHFFDLVDPYALTNRPVILGASGGSVRHSLVVDYELRPLFTYLNAAVSPVGVFATSDDFADGAIADRGLLARIDRAAVSLAVHTGLERAVT, encoded by the coding sequence ATGAGCGAGCGCATCGTCGTGGTCTCCGGCACCCTCAGCAGGCTGTCGAAGACCACCGTGCTGGGCCGTGCGATCGCCGAGGCCGTGCGGGAGTACCGCGACGGCGAGATCAGCGTCATCGAGATCGCGCAGCTCGCCGAGGAGATCGGCCGATCGCTGATCCTCGGCGCTCCCACGGAGCCGCTGCGGGCTGCGATCGCGGAGGTCGAGAACGCCGACGTGCTCGTGGCGGTCTCGCCCGTGTTCAAAGGCGGGTACTCGGGGCTCTTCAAGCACTTCTTCGATCTCGTCGACCCCTACGCGCTCACGAACCGGCCGGTGATCCTCGGCGCGTCGGGCGGGAGCGTGCGCCACTCGCTCGTGGTCGACTACGAGCTGAGGCCCCTGTTCACCTACCTCAACGCCGCCGTGTCGCCGGTGGGCGTCTTCGCCACCTCCGACGACTTCGCCGACGGAGCGATCGCTGACCGCGGGCTGCTCGCGAGGATCGACCGCGCCGCCGTGTCGCTCGCGGTGCACACCGGCCTCGAACGCGCGGTGACGTAG
- a CDS encoding 50S ribosomal protein L25/general stress protein Ctc: MSETNQLVANTRDNFGKGAARKLRAAGQTPAVVYGHGTDPVHVSVETHPLSLIVRHANAIIELDIDGRQELVLVKDVQRDPVRQIIEHIDLLVVKKGETVEVEVPVHVTGESFSGTNALQELNTLRLSVPATSIPENVEVNVEGLEEGAQILAGAVALPAGATLLDPEDQLVVHVVVPRGAAGDEDEAAEEAAE, from the coding sequence ATGAGCGAGACCAACCAGCTCGTCGCGAACACGCGCGACAACTTCGGCAAGGGCGCCGCGCGCAAGCTGCGCGCCGCGGGTCAGACCCCCGCCGTCGTCTACGGCCACGGCACCGACCCGGTGCACGTCTCGGTCGAGACCCACCCGCTGAGCCTCATCGTGCGTCACGCCAACGCCATCATCGAGCTCGACATCGACGGCCGCCAGGAGCTCGTGCTCGTCAAGGACGTGCAGAGGGATCCGGTGCGCCAGATCATCGAGCACATCGACCTGCTCGTCGTGAAGAAGGGCGAGACCGTCGAGGTCGAGGTGCCCGTGCACGTCACCGGCGAGTCGTTCTCCGGCACCAACGCCCTGCAGGAGCTCAACACCCTGCGCCTCAGCGTTCCCGCGACCTCGATCCCCGAGAACGTCGAGGTGAACGTCGAGGGTCTCGAGGAGGGCGCCCAGATCCTCGCCGGCGCCGTGGCCCTGCCCGCCGGTGCGACGCTGCTCGATCCCGAGGACCAGCTGGTCGTGCACGTGGTCGTGCCGCGCGGCGCCGCGGGCGACGAGGACGAGGCCGCCGAGGAGGCCGCGGAGTAG
- the pth gene encoding aminoacyl-tRNA hydrolase — translation MSDDSWLIVGLGNPGAKYEATRHNVGQMALDVLADRIGGRFSPHRTGSRVAEGRVRPGGPKLVLAKSNGYMNTSGGPVSGLAKYYGVPADRIIVIHDELDVPFDSIKLKQGGGHGGHNGLRDIAKALGTPEFLRVRVGVGRPPGQQDAADFVLRPFGSNERQALPVLLEDAADAAEALVDEGLLTAQQRFHGRAVK, via the coding sequence GTGTCCGATGACAGCTGGCTGATCGTCGGCCTCGGCAACCCCGGGGCGAAGTACGAGGCGACCAGGCACAACGTCGGGCAGATGGCGCTCGACGTGCTGGCAGATCGCATCGGCGGCCGGTTCTCACCGCACCGCACCGGTTCGCGCGTCGCCGAGGGGCGGGTGCGGCCGGGCGGGCCGAAACTCGTTCTCGCGAAGTCGAACGGGTACATGAACACATCGGGAGGCCCGGTCTCGGGCCTCGCCAAGTACTACGGCGTGCCCGCCGATCGCATCATCGTGATCCACGACGAGCTCGACGTGCCCTTCGACTCGATCAAGCTGAAGCAGGGCGGCGGCCACGGCGGCCACAACGGCCTGCGAGACATCGCGAAGGCGCTCGGCACCCCCGAGTTCCTGCGGGTGCGGGTGGGCGTCGGTCGCCCGCCGGGTCAGCAGGACGCGGCAGACTTCGTGCTGCGTCCGTTCGGCTCGAACGAGCGCCAGGCGCTCCCGGTGCTGCTCGAAGACGCTGCCGACGCCGCCGAGGCGCTCGTCGACGAGGGCCTCCTCACCGCGCAGCAGCGCTTCCACGGCAGGGCCGTCAAGTGA